The Xanthomonas indica genome has a segment encoding these proteins:
- a CDS encoding alpha/beta hydrolase: MPCGHAGEGRGVRRQRWHHVALACVVLGLALCAGGCASVTLQRVDAARYIQAKRGDALSAARPSDAALQTLNVAGLDAARCTATVAPCVEQLLGNTDLDQERALATASELSLLAAQRAAKQQPDGDATLAAWLQAARYAYSYLFFSGRTPSERAFEERQTQVRDYYNYAVQQAVTALFARYRRHPPATHDAGAQIAALPEWTVTLDASGIGSPKDMPMPEAMLAASGLRFDGLRSVYRRDGFGAEMVAVLPRPAPDAIGAADAAPAYSDMPTPNLTVLLRFDGRTLKEVLAGHSAHVEVHDPSLSERVATGGADVPLAANFSAGYGVWMARAGFAAQSLRTLLGLGHGIDRPHVFLTQPYDPNRRVLVLLHGLASSPEAWVNLANDLLGDPQVRARYQIWLVYYPTNLPIPYTHLQVRTALQQTLDQFDPQRRSVSAHDMVLIGHSMGGVLARLMVSSSDGERLWRTLFDGAALDPQARQALQARLGPMLHFAPMPEVSEAIFLATPQRGTPEAAGTLGELARAVIGLPRRVLDQFKDIAGKDMLGPLPNSIDSLSDRDPFILAAAQLPISPQVTYHSIIGQEDPRVPLTQSSDGIVPYWSAHLPGAASETVVVSGHSVQQTPQAILQIRRLLH; the protein is encoded by the coding sequence GTGCCGTGCGGGCATGCCGGCGAAGGCCGCGGCGTGAGGCGCCAGCGCTGGCACCACGTGGCATTGGCCTGCGTCGTGCTGGGGCTGGCGCTGTGCGCCGGCGGCTGCGCCAGCGTCACCCTGCAGCGCGTGGATGCCGCGCGCTACATCCAGGCCAAGCGTGGCGACGCCCTGAGCGCCGCGCGCCCCAGCGATGCCGCCCTGCAGACGCTGAACGTCGCCGGCCTCGACGCGGCACGCTGCACGGCGACGGTTGCGCCATGCGTCGAGCAGTTGCTCGGCAACACCGACCTGGACCAGGAACGCGCCCTGGCGACGGCGTCGGAACTGTCGCTTCTGGCCGCGCAGCGTGCCGCCAAGCAGCAGCCGGACGGCGATGCCACTCTGGCCGCTTGGCTGCAGGCCGCGCGCTACGCCTACTCCTACCTGTTTTTCAGCGGACGCACGCCCAGCGAACGCGCCTTCGAGGAACGCCAGACCCAGGTGCGCGACTACTACAACTACGCCGTGCAGCAAGCGGTCACGGCCTTGTTCGCGCGCTACCGGCGACATCCACCCGCCACGCACGACGCCGGTGCGCAGATCGCCGCCCTGCCCGAGTGGACGGTGACGCTGGATGCCAGCGGCATCGGCAGCCCAAAGGACATGCCGATGCCCGAAGCGATGCTGGCGGCCAGCGGCCTGCGCTTCGACGGGCTGCGCAGCGTCTATCGGCGCGACGGGTTCGGTGCGGAAATGGTCGCGGTCTTGCCGCGGCCGGCGCCGGACGCGATCGGCGCTGCCGACGCCGCTCCCGCCTACAGCGACATGCCCACGCCCAACCTCACGGTCTTGCTGCGCTTCGACGGCCGCACCCTCAAAGAGGTATTGGCCGGCCACAGCGCCCACGTGGAGGTCCACGATCCCTCGCTCAGCGAGCGGGTGGCGACGGGCGGTGCCGACGTGCCGCTGGCCGCCAACTTCAGCGCCGGCTATGGCGTGTGGATGGCCCGCGCCGGCTTCGCCGCGCAATCGCTGCGCACCCTGCTTGGCCTGGGGCACGGCATCGACCGGCCGCACGTGTTCCTGACCCAGCCCTACGATCCGAACCGGCGCGTGCTGGTGCTGCTGCATGGGCTGGCCAGCAGCCCGGAAGCGTGGGTGAACCTGGCCAACGACCTGCTCGGCGATCCGCAGGTCCGCGCGCGCTACCAGATCTGGCTGGTGTACTACCCGACCAACCTGCCGATTCCCTACACCCACCTGCAGGTGCGCACGGCGCTGCAACAGACGCTGGACCAGTTCGATCCGCAGCGCCGCAGCGTGTCCGCACACGACATGGTGTTGATCGGGCACAGCATGGGCGGTGTGCTGGCGCGCTTGATGGTGTCCTCCAGCGACGGCGAGCGGCTGTGGCGCACCTTGTTCGATGGGGCCGCGCTGGATCCGCAGGCGCGCCAGGCGCTGCAAGCCAGGCTCGGACCGATGCTGCATTTCGCGCCGATGCCGGAAGTATCCGAAGCGATCTTCCTGGCCACCCCGCAGCGCGGCACGCCCGAGGCCGCCGGTACCCTCGGCGAACTGGCGCGCGCCGTGATCGGCCTGCCCCGTCGCGTCCTGGATCAGTTCAAGGACATTGCCGGCAAGGACATGCTCGGCCCACTGCCCAACAGCATCGACAGCCTCAGCGACCGCGATCCCTTCATCCTTGCCGCGGCGCAGTTGCCGATCTCACCGCAAGTGACCTACCACTCGATCATCGGGCAGGAGGATCCGCGCGTGCCGCTGACGCAGTCCAGCGACGGCATCGTGCCGTACTGGAGCGCCCACCTGCCCGGCGCCGCCTCGGAAACGGTAGTCGTGTCCGGGCACAGCGTGCAACAAACGCCGCAAGCGATCCTGCAGATCCGCCGGCTGCTGCATTAA